One genomic segment of uncultured Campylobacter sp. includes these proteins:
- the pyrE gene encoding orotate phosphoribosyltransferase, whose amino-acid sequence MDLEKIYKDAGAYLQGHFLLSSGNHSQFYLQSAKVLEDPQLAGALADELAAVIEKSGVEFDSVCSPALGGILAGYELARAAKKRFIFTERVERVMSLRRGFEVKKGEKFIVCEDIITTGGSAMEAARVIESLGGEVVAFAALANRGFCKVANLVGSVAKDSAKLPADKPFFALGNFEFEIYEPTKCPLCADGSKAIKPGSRGN is encoded by the coding sequence ATGGATTTAGAGAAAATTTACAAGGACGCGGGCGCGTATTTGCAGGGGCATTTTTTGCTTAGCAGCGGCAACCACTCGCAGTTTTATTTACAAAGCGCAAAAGTTCTTGAGGATCCGCAGTTAGCAGGCGCTCTAGCAGACGAGTTAGCTGCTGTCATCGAAAAATCGGGCGTAGAGTTTGACAGCGTCTGTTCGCCCGCTCTAGGCGGTATATTGGCGGGTTACGAGTTAGCTCGCGCGGCGAAAAAACGCTTTATTTTTACCGAGCGAGTCGAGCGCGTGATGAGCCTGCGACGCGGTTTTGAGGTGAAAAAGGGCGAGAAATTTATCGTCTGCGAGGACATCATCACCACGGGCGGCTCGGCGATGGAGGCTGCGCGCGTGATCGAGAGCCTAGGCGGCGAGGTCGTGGCGTTTGCCGCGCTTGCTAATCGCGGCTTTTGCAAGGTCGCAAATTTAGTGGGCAGCGTCGCCAAAGATAGCGCCAAACTGCCCGCCGACAAGCCGTTTTTCGCGCTGGGCAACTTTGAGTTTGAGATTTACGAGCCTACAAAATGCCCTCTTTGCGCCGACGGAAGCAAGGCGATAAAACCGGGTAGCAGAGGCAACTAA
- a CDS encoding RDD family protein: MAKQKARLAGIGARAKAFIIDLFLIGMPIYYLTTYVFLGGKDEFSRNQAAIFAANLAVGLICCTFFAIKAQTPGYRSQNIYLIDLRSGRKLSFARVLLRYACFLIAGVSIVGLCLCFFRKDALNLHDLLTHSAAVCKKAD, encoded by the coding sequence TTGGCTAAACAAAAAGCGCGACTAGCCGGCATCGGCGCGCGAGCAAAGGCCTTTATAATCGATCTTTTTTTGATCGGCATGCCGATATATTACCTTACGACTTATGTTTTTTTGGGCGGCAAGGACGAATTTTCGCGCAACCAAGCCGCGATATTTGCGGCAAATCTCGCAGTCGGCCTTATCTGCTGCACCTTTTTTGCGATCAAGGCCCAGACTCCGGGCTACCGCTCGCAAAACATCTATCTCATCGATCTGCGCAGCGGCCGCAAGCTTAGTTTTGCGCGCGTTTTGCTCCGCTACGCCTGCTTTTTGATCGCAGGAGTTAGCATCGTAGGGCTTTGCCTCTGTTTTTTTCGCAAGGACGCGCTAAATTTACACGATCTACTCACGCACTCAGCCGCCGTTTGCAAAAAAGCAGACTAA
- a CDS encoding type IV secretory system conjugative DNA transfer family protein: MQKIMGFTRTRENAEKKGALIPSDFTHAAVIGETGSGKTTAMIYPNLLDRMQKDYAVFAVDYKGGESAKIKALARRAGRLKDVVSVGARLDAPINLIASMKPRDFKNCVKKPMESREKFWEEFGSSIATEFFKVLKALKIFAKKITPLKDCYTDAFYADVRTLARDFTFDVATILRLSQDLEKMLEFKDALSLICDNLDSSTLNFTRETIMINRAFLATADEFLDATSRYKDIGDERTRDDFRNYSMMMSPFLGLMNDDSLNGDGDGAAGDASIAGLLNSGKIVIFNAASCDKSALSFLLNSFLPELLKRVTMKQKRPISLFLDESAKLLSENTELNEEILRECEVELVLAFQNEFLLKRAIGGTAYEALMGNLTNRYFMRNKDVVRLGGSEVDCSTLEKFECVLEGDKIALEPIFIDEAECLQAQLEFERENRLHERLLGKIYENRVIEFDEEIVDDGKIWVRDVDTGERECVFFSDEVLNIDPQDIYKRPPNTGGYNISLDDGTDDAQISFR; encoded by the coding sequence ATGCAAAAAATAATGGGATTTACGAGAACGCGGGAAAATGCGGAGAAAAAAGGCGCGCTGATACCTAGCGACTTCACGCACGCAGCCGTCATCGGAGAGACGGGCAGCGGCAAGACGACGGCGATGATATATCCGAATTTGCTTGACCGCATGCAAAAAGACTACGCGGTATTTGCCGTGGATTATAAAGGCGGCGAGAGCGCCAAAATCAAGGCTCTAGCGCGCAGAGCGGGGCGTCTAAAAGACGTCGTGAGCGTAGGAGCGAGGCTGGACGCGCCGATAAATCTCATCGCCTCGATGAAGCCGCGAGACTTTAAAAACTGCGTGAAAAAGCCGATGGAGTCGAGGGAAAAATTTTGGGAAGAGTTTGGCTCGAGCATCGCGACGGAGTTTTTTAAGGTGCTAAAAGCGCTTAAAATTTTTGCTAAAAAAATCACGCCGCTAAAGGACTGCTACACGGACGCCTTTTACGCCGACGTGCGCACGCTCGCGCGGGATTTTACCTTCGACGTCGCAACGATACTGCGCCTCTCGCAAGACCTAGAAAAGATGCTCGAGTTTAAAGACGCGCTGAGCCTCATCTGCGACAATCTCGACTCCTCGACGCTAAATTTTACCCGCGAGACGATAATGATAAACCGCGCGTTTTTGGCCACCGCGGACGAGTTTTTGGACGCGACGAGCCGCTACAAGGACATCGGAGACGAGCGCACGAGAGACGATTTTCGCAACTACTCGATGATGATGTCGCCGTTTCTTGGCCTCATGAACGACGACTCGCTAAACGGTGACGGAGACGGCGCTGCGGGCGACGCGAGTATCGCAGGGCTGCTAAATAGCGGCAAGATCGTGATATTTAACGCCGCTAGCTGCGACAAAAGCGCGCTGAGCTTCCTGCTAAACAGCTTTCTGCCAGAGCTGTTAAAGCGCGTAACGATGAAGCAAAAAAGGCCTATTAGCTTATTTCTCGACGAGTCGGCGAAGCTGCTAAGCGAGAACACCGAGCTAAACGAAGAGATCCTGCGCGAGTGCGAGGTGGAGCTGGTGCTGGCGTTTCAAAACGAGTTTTTACTCAAGCGCGCGATCGGCGGCACGGCGTACGAGGCGCTGATGGGCAACCTCACCAACCGCTACTTCATGCGCAACAAAGACGTCGTGAGGCTGGGCGGCAGCGAGGTGGACTGCTCTACGCTGGAGAAATTCGAGTGCGTGCTAGAGGGCGACAAGATTGCGCTAGAGCCTATTTTCATCGACGAGGCGGAGTGCTTGCAAGCGCAACTAGAGTTTGAGCGAGAGAACCGCCTGCACGAGCGACTGCTAGGCAAAATCTACGAAAACCGCGTGATAGAGTTTGACGAGGAGATCGTGGACGACGGCAAAATCTGGGTGCGCGACGTGGATACGGGCGAGCGCGAATGCGTGTTTTTCAGCGACGAGGTGCTAAATATCGACCCGCAAGATATCTATAAACGCCCGCCAAATACCGGCGGCTACAACATCTCGCTTGACGACGGCACGGACGATGCGCAGATAAGCTTTAGGTAA
- a CDS encoding efflux transporter outer membrane subunit — MYKILTLAAALFLAGCSFRPEIPEVDTKFESTYKFETSDIKDEWWKEFGDENLNALVASALEKNTDLRTAYLNLQKAAASLGVSEADLFPSINLNVGYTKAKSSGETYTKQPQTRYRNSEVNLGLSYEIDLWGKVRNSIESAKASLNATKLDYATARLSISSSVAKSYFALVALNMREAVLKDTLKTYEETLALRKTQLDLGGINETTYLQSKAAVESAKVSLLEVQTSLSQALTSVAILTGKSNDEILSGAVQSAKMLPKEPEVSAGVSADILLRRSDVAKAYADLNATNALIGVAKADYLPSISLTGLFGFSSVDFENIFVGNANTWSIGGTLVQKIFDYGRTKNNVRIAETNEQIAAVAYEAAIKKALGEVRDALNNRKNAKLTLNQVKELLLSQEKIYQLAKDQFEEGYTGHLELLDAQRNLLSVRLQVIAANLSLIDSVVDVYKAFGGGFKAE, encoded by the coding sequence ATGTATAAAATTTTAACTTTAGCCGCGGCGCTATTTTTAGCAGGCTGCTCGTTTCGACCCGAGATACCCGAGGTCGATACGAAATTTGAATCTACGTATAAATTTGAAACTAGCGACATCAAAGACGAGTGGTGGAAGGAGTTTGGCGACGAAAACCTAAACGCTCTCGTAGCTAGCGCGCTAGAGAAAAATACCGACCTTCGCACGGCTTATTTAAATTTACAAAAAGCGGCTGCAAGCCTAGGCGTCTCTGAGGCCGATCTTTTTCCTAGCATAAATTTAAACGTCGGCTACACAAAAGCAAAAAGTAGCGGCGAAACCTACACCAAACAGCCTCAAACGCGCTACCGAAACTCTGAGGTAAATTTAGGCCTTAGCTACGAGATAGACCTGTGGGGCAAGGTGAGAAACAGCATCGAGTCGGCTAAAGCCAGCCTAAATGCGACCAAGCTCGACTATGCCACCGCGCGTCTTAGCATAAGCTCTAGCGTGGCTAAAAGCTACTTCGCGCTCGTGGCTCTAAATATGCGCGAAGCCGTGTTAAAAGACACGCTAAAAACCTATGAGGAGACGTTGGCGCTTCGCAAAACGCAGCTTGATCTAGGCGGTATAAACGAGACGACCTATCTGCAAAGCAAAGCCGCCGTCGAAAGCGCCAAAGTAAGCCTATTAGAAGTGCAAACCTCGCTATCTCAGGCTCTAACGTCAGTAGCGATACTAACGGGTAAATCAAACGACGAGATCCTAAGCGGCGCCGTGCAAAGCGCTAAAATGCTACCTAAAGAGCCCGAAGTGAGTGCAGGCGTGAGCGCGGACATACTACTGCGCAGGAGCGACGTAGCTAAAGCCTACGCCGATCTAAACGCCACTAACGCGCTAATCGGCGTCGCAAAAGCCGACTATCTGCCATCCATCTCGCTAACAGGGCTTTTTGGATTTTCTAGCGTGGATTTTGAAAATATATTTGTCGGCAACGCCAACACGTGGAGCATAGGCGGCACTTTGGTGCAGAAAATTTTCGACTACGGTAGAACCAAAAACAATGTCCGCATCGCCGAAACCAACGAGCAAATCGCGGCCGTAGCCTATGAAGCTGCGATCAAAAAGGCTCTTGGCGAGGTTAGAGACGCGCTAAATAATCGCAAAAACGCCAAACTAACGCTAAATCAGGTCAAAGAGCTCCTGCTCTCGCAAGAAAAAATCTATCAGCTAGCCAAGGATCAGTTCGAGGAGGGCTACACCGGGCATCTGGAGCTACTCGACGCGCAGCGCAACCTGCTTTCGGTTAGACTGCAAGTTATCGCGGCGAATTTGAGCCTCATCGACTCAGTCGTGGATGTCTATAAGGCGTTTGGCGGCGGATTTAAAGCCGAATAA
- a CDS encoding multidrug efflux RND transporter permease subunit: protein MFSKFFIDRPIFATVVSIIIVIAGAMAIKGLPIEEYPKLTPPQISVSATYTGADAQTIADSVASAIEDQINGVENMLYMQSTSSSSGSLSINVYFKIGTSAKQATIDVNNRVQAALSRLPQEVQNMGVTVRERSSSILEAIGFTSPKMNSIEMYNYVNLNIADEIKRVNGVGDTVLIGTKEYSIRIWLKPDLLAYYKLTPSDVIAQVKIQNSQYAAGKIGEQPSDGDNPYVYSVRTGGRLKNAAQFGDIIIKSADGATLKLKDVATVELGAANYANDAMLNGKDSIPLLIFMQNDANALATAQAVNAKLDELSKNFPEGFTHTIAYNPTEFIEVSIHEVVKTFIEAMILVLIVMYMFLKSFRATVIPMLAVPVSIIGTFGGLYAMGFSINLITLFALILAIGIVVDDAIIVIENVERILHEEKDITVKEATYKAMEEVQTPVISIVLVLSAVFVPVSFMEGFVGVIQRQFALTLVTSVCISGFVALTLTPALCGVMIKKQESKPFWFVQKFNDFFDWSTKIFTAGVAKVLRHVIISLILIGVMGFATYELFKKVPSGLVPSEDKGALMVITSLPPSSNMLKTKEEVKTISNMILSNPNVEFTMGFAGYDMIAGALRENSAISFVKLKDWSQRKTPDSQADALTGPFNGMLWGSKESMSFVVNVPPIMGLSMTGGFEMYLQNKSGKSYAQIEADVKKVVAAANARPDLTSVRSTLETNYRQFKIDVDRQKAQMFGVSESEIFSAIGSTFGSYYVNDFNLFGKSYRVYARGEEGFRNNPEDLRKIYVRSSGGEMIPLNSVATLTRILGPDIVDRFNLFPAAKIQGDPKPGYTSGDAIKAIQEVVEQTLSTEEYSISWAGTAYQEVSSQGTGSTAFIFGMIFVFLILAAQYERWLIPLAVITAVPFAVFGSLVAVWARGLTNDIYFQIGLLLLIGLSAKNAILIVEFAMQERLAGKSVFDAAVNAARLRFRPIVMTSLAFTLGVFPMVISTGAGAASRHSLGTGVVGGMIAATTIAIFFIPMFYYLLEKLNNKVWDKKPSRAQEIKNV from the coding sequence AGCACTTCAAGCTCGAGCGGCTCGCTAAGCATCAATGTTTATTTTAAAATCGGCACCTCAGCCAAACAAGCCACGATCGACGTAAACAACCGCGTCCAAGCCGCGCTCTCAAGGCTACCTCAAGAGGTGCAAAACATGGGCGTAACCGTGCGCGAACGTAGCAGTTCGATCCTAGAGGCTATAGGCTTTACTAGTCCGAAAATGAACTCCATCGAGATGTATAACTACGTAAATTTAAACATAGCAGACGAGATCAAAAGGGTTAACGGCGTAGGCGATACCGTGCTAATCGGTACCAAAGAGTACTCGATACGAATTTGGCTAAAGCCCGATTTGCTCGCTTACTACAAGCTAACTCCTAGCGACGTAATCGCCCAAGTAAAAATCCAAAATAGCCAATACGCCGCCGGTAAGATAGGCGAGCAGCCGTCAGACGGCGATAATCCTTACGTTTATTCCGTTCGCACGGGCGGACGACTCAAAAATGCCGCACAGTTTGGCGATATAATCATCAAAAGCGCGGACGGCGCGACGCTAAAGCTAAAAGACGTAGCGACAGTGGAGTTAGGAGCGGCTAACTACGCCAACGACGCGATGCTAAACGGTAAAGACTCTATACCGCTTCTAATCTTTATGCAAAACGACGCTAACGCCCTAGCCACGGCACAAGCAGTAAACGCAAAGCTAGACGAGCTAAGTAAAAATTTTCCCGAGGGATTTACGCACACGATCGCGTATAATCCGACCGAATTTATCGAAGTCTCTATCCATGAGGTCGTAAAAACCTTTATCGAGGCGATGATCTTAGTTCTCATCGTTATGTATATGTTTTTAAAGAGCTTCCGCGCTACCGTCATCCCGATGCTAGCCGTTCCCGTGTCCATCATCGGCACCTTTGGCGGACTGTACGCGATGGGATTTAGTATAAATTTAATCACTCTTTTTGCGCTTATCCTTGCTATCGGTATCGTCGTGGACGACGCCATCATCGTTATCGAAAACGTGGAGAGAATTTTACACGAGGAAAAAGACATCACCGTCAAAGAAGCGACATATAAGGCGATGGAGGAGGTACAAACCCCCGTCATCTCGATCGTGCTGGTTTTATCCGCCGTTTTTGTTCCGGTTTCTTTTATGGAGGGTTTTGTCGGCGTGATCCAGCGCCAGTTTGCGCTCACTCTGGTTACTTCGGTTTGTATTTCGGGCTTTGTCGCACTTACGCTTACTCCGGCACTTTGCGGCGTTATGATAAAAAAACAAGAGAGTAAGCCGTTTTGGTTCGTGCAAAAATTTAACGACTTTTTCGACTGGAGTACGAAAATTTTTACCGCGGGCGTTGCAAAAGTGCTTCGTCACGTGATAATCAGCCTTATTTTGATAGGCGTCATGGGTTTTGCGACTTACGAGCTGTTTAAAAAAGTTCCTAGCGGCCTCGTACCGTCCGAAGATAAGGGCGCGTTAATGGTTATCACTTCGTTACCGCCGTCAAGCAATATGCTAAAAACCAAAGAAGAGGTAAAAACTATCAGCAACATGATTCTAAGCAATCCAAACGTCGAATTTACGATGGGGTTTGCCGGATACGATATGATCGCGGGCGCGCTTAGAGAAAACTCGGCCATCAGCTTCGTCAAGCTAAAAGACTGGAGCCAGAGAAAAACGCCGGATAGTCAAGCAGACGCGCTAACCGGCCCCTTTAACGGTATGCTTTGGGGCTCGAAGGAGTCGATGAGCTTTGTCGTAAACGTCCCGCCTATCATGGGTCTTTCGATGACGGGCGGCTTTGAGATGTATCTACAAAATAAAAGCGGCAAAAGCTACGCCCAGATCGAAGCCGACGTGAAAAAAGTAGTGGCCGCGGCAAATGCGCGCCCGGATCTAACCAGCGTGCGCTCGACGCTAGAGACTAATTACCGCCAGTTTAAAATCGACGTCGATAGGCAAAAAGCCCAGATGTTCGGCGTGAGCGAGAGCGAAATTTTTAGCGCGATAGGCTCAACCTTCGGTTCGTATTACGTCAATGACTTCAACCTTTTCGGTAAATCCTACCGCGTCTACGCTAGAGGCGAAGAGGGCTTTAGAAACAACCCCGAAGACTTGCGTAAAATTTACGTCCGCTCAAGCGGCGGTGAGATGATACCGCTAAACTCGGTCGCAACTCTAACTAGAATTTTGGGTCCCGATATCGTGGATAGATTTAACCTTTTCCCAGCGGCCAAGATCCAAGGCGACCCAAAACCGGGCTACACATCGGGAGACGCGATAAAAGCGATACAAGAGGTGGTCGAGCAGACGCTAAGCACGGAGGAGTACTCCATCAGCTGGGCGGGTACGGCGTATCAGGAGGTTAGCTCGCAAGGTACGGGCTCTACGGCGTTTATATTCGGTATGATTTTCGTATTTTTGATCCTAGCGGCGCAGTATGAGCGCTGGCTCATCCCGCTAGCCGTTATCACGGCCGTTCCGTTTGCGGTTTTTGGCTCGCTAGTCGCCGTTTGGGCTAGAGGGCTAACAAACGACATTTATTTCCAGATCGGACTACTGCTTCTCATCGGTCTATCGGCTAAAAACGCGATCCTTATCGTAGAATTTGCGATGCAAGAAAGACTAGCGGGCAAGAGCGTATTTGACGCGGCCGTTAATGCTGCAAGGCTTCGCTTCCGCCCGATCGTCATGACCTCGCTCGCGTTTACCCTGGGCGTTTTTCCGATGGTTATCAGCACGGGTGCCGGCGCTGCGTCTCGCCACTCTCTAGGCACGGGCGTGGTCGGCGGTATGATAGCTGCCACTACGATAGCGATATTTTTCATACCGATGTTTTACTATCTGCTAGAAAAGCTAAACAACAAAGTCTGGGATAAAAAACCAAGCCGAGCACAGGAGATCAAAAATGTATAA